CTTCAGTTTCTGCTTCATCTTGGACAGCATTCAAAGTTTGGTTAAGGTAACCTAGAGCTTCATCTAGTGCCGATTCCTTTGCATCATCAGCATACAAAATCTTCTTAGTTGCTACAGTCATCTGCATTAAGAACATTTAAGAgtttattcattattttttaagttaaaaaaagAAATCGTTGAGTTTCTATGAACCACCAATGTTCAAATACTATAGGAATGACCACAATCTGGAGGCCTTTTGGTATCTAACCCAGGTCTAGGAGTTCATTATTTGTAAATACAATGATGAGCAGTTTCAGAAGTCAATACATAACAATGTAATCCATCTTTATCATACTGATGCAAACAGAGTCAGGTTGACAAATGCAGCAAGGGATAACCCTTGTGATAATTcaaatgatgagaaaaatataaaaataaaaagttgagCCAGATCGAGGAAGGAAATAAGTTACTTTTGAAGCTACAAAACCTACAAAGAATAGATGGTTATATAGTATTGCGAAGAAATACAGTATTCAGTGTTCAGTACTAAAGGTCAATGCCAATCAACTTAATCAGAGCCACCAAATGTATAAACAACTTAGAAAATTATACATGTCAATGCCAAAATCATACTTTTTCTAAACAAAACTTTTTTGAAGTTTATTGCCTCCGTTTCTACTCAATAATAAGTATTAGAAAACTGATATACAGTCTTTTGCTTTTGGGGGCTAAATAATGAGAATAGATGATATGGACAAGGAAGTGCCACAAAAGTGGAACACGACCACAGGCATGTTGCAAAGATAAAAGACCGGAACATGTTTGTGAATAAATAAAACAGAACTTCAATACAAAGAATTCTTACAGGATTATTATCCACTTCTGAAGCCTGACAAAGGATTTCTATATCCCGTAGTTTTGCAAAGTAAAAGTCTCTTTCTTTTTCCAGGTGACCCATAGCAATTTTGAGATCAGCAACCTGTCAAATAGGAAACATCAGAGTGAAGAAGTGAACTACAAACAAACCGTAAGGCACTTCATTAAAATAACCAAGTGGAAAACTTTCAACAGCATTATCCAGATAATAACTAATATGTAATATGTCAGGCAACTGAGTATGCGAGAGCATCGGCATATTAAATACCAtcaggaaaaataaaaaatacctaattatACAAAAACATAGTAAAATGGGACCAAAGATTGCATTATTCCATTAGTCAACAACTACTTTTCAAATCTCTCATCACATTACTATAATTGTTGATCCTAAAGTGAATACCTGTTGGGACAAAGCCTCAATCTCTGGTGACGAATTAGCTTCATTTTCTACTCCACTTGGCCTGATTTGCTTGGCCCCTTTACACAAAAGAAATTAGTCAAACAAGGCAAACAAGGATAACAAAAGGAAAAGGTAAACTGGTAAAAGCAATATGGCATAATGTAGAACAACTTAGGATCAAAGACATAAAGAAACTAACCAGATGTTGGATTAGAATTGAGTGTGGTGCCTGAACCAGAATGATTCACAATGTTTGTCTGCAATGATTTTGAGCCCTTTATAGAACACCTTAGATTTCGGTCCTTTCCACCCTTACACCTTCGTTCCACAGGATTATAGTTCCTAGAAAACAAACAAGTAATGACATATTATAAAGTGCAATATGATATACAAATGCATGCACCATGCTGCATTgctatttatttgaaaatatgTGTGAACATGTATCATGCAATTAGTACTATAATATACATACACCGAATaccaaaatcttttaaatgacAGTGAAGATACTCAAAGAAAGTAGCATACTCATTCATAATGCCACCATTCACTGAATCACAGTAACGTTTCAACCATTGCAGGAACTCCAAGTTATCCAGAGGTCGGCCTTTAACAAGCCTGTTAACTTCGATATGCTGCCATAGAGTAGTCATGTTAAATTCATTAACTGCaaacacaaaatatatattgCACCAATATACTTTCTTTCACAAGTAAATTTGTTGTCTAGACTacatttaatattaaataacaaACGAAAACTCTTGCACTAAGATTGAACATCTATTATTCAGACCATTTTGGTGATGCAAGCTTGAAGATACAAATTATTGCTGGGGAGCAGGCAGAAAGTAACATAAATAAAGAATAGGTGATCTGCAACTAGAATGAAACTCCACCATGTCATCAAAACAACTTTCAGTCCCTGATAGACGCACTATTTTGCTATATGTGGTAAAAGTTTGTTGGCGATGAACCACTTTGTAGTAATGTTAAACAGGAAAGTGTTTATTAAGTTATAAACTTGAAGGTTATAATAAGCTAGCCATAGTATTATTTCATTCTTTCTCTTTATTTAAGGAAAAATAGATCTCCTTCAAATATTCCAATTGACAGAGTCATAAGAAACAGATACCTTGTCAATTTTCAGCTTGTTGAACACATCCTGCAGAATTTTGTAATTCTGGATCATATCATACTCTGTCTTTGCATCAAAGTTCACCTAGAACAAACCCAGATTGCCAAAAATTACCCTTCACAGAGATATAACACCAGACAAGCTTAAAAGAAGGTCAAAACAAAGTAATGTTCCCACCTTGTGCATTGGAACAACACCTGGATATGTCATGTCCATCATCTGGCATTGAACAGCACCAGATGCAGCCTAACCAACAACAGCATAAACAGGATCAGAACCCTGCCAATAACAAGATTTTCACCGTAGATAACACACCTATATACCTGGAAGTACTCTAGCATCAACTAATTGGCTCTACAGTTACTAGTTTTAGCCTTCTTAACTAATGGAATATAAATTATTCGTTAGAGAAATGAAAATCAGTCCCACTAAAAATGAGTGTCTCGTGTAAAAAGAATATATTAGCAACATGAGCACACTTGAAGGCAGCATCAACACTCGGTCAATATAATTATCAACATTCTTCCAGTTTGACTAGTTGTCTAAACACAATGTGCACAAGTACAACCGAAATCTTAAAAAACTGCAATTTAAATGTTAAACCTTCGATCAtataataactatttatttaaataaaaacaaaaaaaacacatGCATTGTCAAATGTCAACGTAAGCAACTCCAGAACAGCAAGAAGTAGTGACAAATGCAAGTTAGATTAGAGTATTGAAATTTCAACGTAGAATTACGAAAGGAACCCCAAAGTTGTAATGTTAATTTAGCAAAAACGTGCAAAAATTAGTgcagagagaaagagagagaccTCCTCGATGCGAGAGAGATTGAGATGGAGAGTGGAGTTGATCCAAGTGAGAATCTCATTCCTGCCGACAAAGTAGGCGCTGTCCATCATTCCAATATTGGAAGCCATTTCCACCAGCACCaatcctaagatgaagaatgcGTGAAAGAGAACCGAAATGTGAGGTGGGTTCGAAGAACAAGGGTTTCGAAAGGGGAAAATGCCGAAACGAAACGCAACGGAAAGAAGGAATTGAATTTAGAATGAGAGTGAGAGTGGCATTTGCGGAAACTCTCTCTCACCGCTTCCTTCACCTGTTTTCAGTACGTGACGCGTAACGCTTCCCAAAATTCGGTGGTGggaaacttttttttttaattgttaaatattccacttttttccctttttaaagtatattgataattgataattgataatttGATATACAACAATGTTAGAGAACCAACTCTATATAAGCCAAGAATCAGCCAACTAATAAACCAGAAGCACCGGTGACTTTAACCGGATGTTGCTATTGATAGGCACACGGATGTTTCTGTTTTCTTATAAATTGGATGATTTTGGATATGATTTCTATGTTTCATGTGTTACAtattaataaaacataattaattatatggaaCCAACTAATGAATGATCAAAGCATCTGTTTCGTGATTCTCTCCTAACACTAGCGTATCTTCTTTCATGTTTTAAACGTGGTCAACAATAATttaacaaacaaattaaattataaattaataaaactaattataattaattatgttatttCATTCTTAGCTGATTATTAGTTGGTTCCATATACTTTTCCtttgatatatataattatatcaacaacttttctttttccttttttggaATAACTAACATTAAGTCAGTATCCCTTAATAAGTCAACGACTAATTAGCTCATTTGAACTCACCAAATCCTTAGCATCGAGTTTATGTTCGAAGGCACAACAGAAGGAGAAGTATTTGCCCCTATATAATATAGCATGCTACTATTTTTTAATGCAAATGAAGAAAGATGACGAAATATTCACTAAATATTTAGATTCTACATTATTTGTAAATTGTAATAAATATGTGAACggcaatttctcaaataaaGTAAAACGAAAAATCTATTTAATAAAATGGACAAATTTGTTTTAGAGGTACATTTTATAgctataataaaaaatatatttaaaattattttcttttactaacaatttgtttatatttttttcaagaaaTAATAATTCCGTAACAAAAACTAAGGGTGTTCATGGATTGAATCCGATCGGCATATCCGCGGTATTTATCCGAATCCGATCCGAAAATTACGGATATGGATTCGATCCGCACACTAATCGGATCATATTGCGGATTTTGTGATGATATCCGCATATCGGCGTATCCgcaaaaaaaataagtaaatattatttttatgttttattttaactaataattattatatatgttgtattattttaatttattatttaaaaaaatatgtttaatattattttaaaagtaaacatatttaaaagaatagaaaaaatgaattttattgatattttccaataaaaataagcttttaagaatatttttgtgttttgcggatatatctgatatccgatccgatcgtGCAGATCGAATTGGATCGGATACAATCTTAAAAACTGCGAATATTGGATCTGATTCGATTCAATGATTTTAGTGCGGATCGGATTAAAATTTTAaccatatccgatccgatccgcgtTCACTCCTaacaaaaaccgaaaaaaaaaaaggattagTGAGACTGAAAATCAATACTCAATAGTCAATATTGATTATAGTTAGGCATTTATTATCTatcttcttaatttttttttaaagaaaatgacAAATAGTGACTTTTTGATTTGTAGACATTTAAGTTTTCgagaatttaaaatatatttaagtttCTGACATTTTCAAAATCTAGACATATTGATTTTTTATGTTTACTTGGGTCCGTCAgatttaacaaaaaaatcaaatttgatttctGTTGTGCTGACTTAGTGACCTAATTGATACGGATAcacacttaaaaaaaaattttaaaattggacAAATTAATTTCAAGAATTGATAtatccaaattttaaaaaaattaaaaacttaaatgtTTCCGAACTAAAAATTCAATGATTGAtttgtcttttttatttatttatttaaagatTGTTGCAAAGATAATTACCAATTGGGAAGGGGCAGTTGAAGAAATAAACCAATTCCATTATTATGGCCCACAGTTTTTCGTTCTTGGGTTTAATTTTAGGATATCATTAAAGAAGTGAAATATTTTAAGCCAATTTTATAGTGTTTTATTTTGGtgtataaattattaaatttattttttaaaataaaaaattatacacattcattaaatattaattatttatttttaaaataaattagacaaAGTGTTTAAGGTATCATAACCATCACCGATATTTTAAAAGCAAAGGATTATGGATTCAAGTTACGTGCAGTATGGGGAAATTCTGATTGGCACCACACCAACATACACTAGGCAGACAGCAGGAAGGAGATGCCCAAGAAATTAAATGCGCAatacctttttttatttttatttttttttaaaaatatattatcttaagaatttaactaatatatattttaaaggtacgatatattttaaaaatataacagtaaaaatttttgaatatttttaatgcataaaaatgtaaataaattattttttataataatttttttaaaatatattcttttaTTAGAAATGGACACTTAGCAATGATGGAGTCTTATAACCAGGAAGGGGACGATGGCCCCCAaattttatcttcttttttataacattttaatttagttgcttttaaaattttcactttagttttttttattataaaattaaactttgactTTTACCTAAAACTTAATTTAATTCTGTCcctaatatttattattattttgttttaagtaAATATCGAAAttgattattaataaattttaaattaaatattttttaattaatttttattattttaaaattttaaaataatattttttggataaattaattttattatcacttttaataaattttataatattttattataatttttaataaattttattataagacTATTTAGCATCTAAAAATTATCATATTCAgacaaataataaattttttttaaaaatccaataaaataaaaaattctcaaTGTTAAAGAGTTAGAAGTGAGCAGagttaaattaaattaagttaAGTTTAAGTTTGGCTcataaaaattgaatttgattCATGACTCAATTCTTTTACTATGGAatctatttataaaatttaaatttagtacaacaaaaatatataagttGGCTCcaataacataaacataataatAGGGTAAAAGGCATAACTAAACTAAAAACATTTTCAATTTACATGAATCTCCCAAAATAAAAATCGTTACGTCAAAATTTCATGTATATATCTACATAAATCGAATTAACCTAATTTAAATTAGCCTTTTCAGTAGTAAATTGAATTGACCTAGTTCGATTTATAAGAGAACTGAGTAGATGCTAGTAAATCGAATTGACTTAGTTCGATTTACTATTGAATAGCCTATATATAGTAAATCGAATAAtcttaatttgatttaatattgGTGCAGATTATTGACATTTACGATCTTCAAGTTAATTgtttatttattctatattaactttaaaacataaatgtCAATAAGAAAATACCCtccatttaaattcaaataaaatataaaaaaaaacgaataagaatagaaattcaatttttgtgttttagtttaaaatttagaaaatctacatttttattaaacttaTAAATTTAAAACGGAAAATTAAACgatttctaaaaaattattaaaaattatccTTTAACTCATTAATATCTAAAGAATCATTcctgaaattttttatattgaaaagGTTAATATAAATTATAGCCCTCCAAAGTAGCATACGAGTTAAAACTTGAATTTTTCAGAGTCAGAAGTAACAGATAGTTAtacattataaaataattaactatatttatattaacttttttaacaTCAAAAGTCTCGTTatactttattattttaattatttctcaAATTACATACTGTATAAATATAGTTGATTATTGTATAATGTATAACTATATGTTACTTCTAACTCtgaaaaaatatgttttaactCCTATGCGACCTTAGAGGGCTATActttatattaacttttttaacaTCAAAAGTCTCGATAATGATTCTTTAGATGCTAATGAGTCAAATGatcatttttaatgaatttttagAAATCGTTTAATATTCCGTTTTAAATTCATAAGTTTATAAAAATGTCGTAGATTTTCTGATATGTGaacaaaaacacaaaagttagatttctttttttattcattttgatttttttatattttattttaattcaaatgaaaaacatttttttattaacatttatattttaaagttaatatagaataaataatatgtATCAGTACTAAATCGAATTAAACTGATTCGATTTACTATATATGGGATGTTCAGTAGTAAATTAAATTAGGTCAATTCGATTTACTAACATCTACTCACTTTCCTTATAAATCGAATTAGGTCAATTCGA
Above is a genomic segment from Arachis stenosperma cultivar V10309 chromosome 1, arast.V10309.gnm1.PFL2, whole genome shotgun sequence containing:
- the LOC130940037 gene encoding microtubule-associated protein RP/EB family member 1B-like; this translates as MASNIGMMDSAYFVGRNEILTWINSTLHLNLSRIEEAASGAVQCQMMDMTYPGVVPMHKVNFDAKTEYDMIQNYKILQDVFNKLKIDKHIEVNRLVKGRPLDNLEFLQWLKRYCDSVNGGIMNENYNPVERRCKGGKDRNLRCSIKGSKSLQTNIVNHSGSGTTLNSNPTSGAKQIRPSGVENEANSSPEIEALSQQVADLKIAMGHLEKERDFYFAKLRDIEILCQASEVDNNPMTVATKKILYADDAKESALDEALGYLNQTLNAVQDEAETEA